From Diospyros lotus cultivar Yz01 chromosome 4, ASM1463336v1, whole genome shotgun sequence, a single genomic window includes:
- the LOC127800162 gene encoding WUSCHEL-related homeobox 4-like, translating into MGSSMKVHQFARGLWEHEPPSLTLGCKRLRPLAPKFPGSDAPAATPSFDLKSFIRPESGPRRFGPSDDQKIRSETPQVETHPGGTRWNPTQDQIGILEMLYKGGMRTPNAHQIEQITVQLGKYGKIEGKNVFYWFQNHKARERQKQKRNSLGLSHSPRTPAAAISTSVTLDTRRQAEREELDSPYKRKCLTWTFEWLEDQEKRLCKEEGEEDNKTLELFPLHPEGRLCEK; encoded by the exons ATGGGATCAAGCATGAAGGTGCACCAGTTCGCACGTGGGCTCTGGGAGCACGAACCCCCCTCCCTCACGCTTGGTTGCAAGCGTCTCCGCCCTCTTGCTCCTAAGTTCCCCGGCAGTGACGCTCCCGCCGCCACCCCCTCCTTCGATCTCAAGAGCTTCATCCGCCCTGAAAGCGGACCCAGAAGGTTTGGACCGTCTGATGATCAGAAGATCAGATCAGAAACACCTCAG GTAGAGACACACCCAGGTGGGACGAGGTGGAACCCGACGCAAGATCAAATAGGGATACTAGAGATGCTTTACAAGGGAGGAATGCGCACCCCAAATGCCCATCAAATAGAGCAGATCACAGTCCAGCTCGGAAAATATGGAAAGATTGAAGGGAAGAACGTGTTTTACTGGTTCCAGAACCACAAAGCCCGGGAGAGGCAGAAGCAGAAGCGCAACAGTCTGGGTCTCAGCCACTCTCCGAGGACTCCCGCCGCCGCCATTTCCACCTCCGTAACACTGGACACACGG AGACAAGCGGAGAGAGAAGAATTAGACAGCCCATACAAGAGAAAGTGCCTGACATGGACTTTTGAATggttggaagatcaagagaagagaTTATGTAAAGAAGAAGGGGAGGAAGACAACAAAACTCTGGAGCTTTTCCCATTGCACCCGGAAGGCAGATTATGTGAAAAATGA